Proteins found in one Mycoplasmopsis bovigenitalium genomic segment:
- the hisS gene encoding histidine--tRNA ligase, protein MFNKIKGTRDLNPIEMNVHEFIRDVFCKIVKSYNFSLIDTPIIEHSQLYKRSVAGSDIVKKEMYEFVDKGNREIALRPEGTAGFVRALVENKWYSTLKTPKFAYFGQMFRYEQPQKGRQRQFYQAGVESVGTSNPFSDAELIAMGSTILDILGIKYQLRINFIGSETTREKYQNELKKYLENFKDQLSADSQNRLDNNVLRILDDKVDSQKDFVKKAPKINKFLSKEELDEFNSLLNILDNCYINYIVDYSLVRGLDYYDGTVFEFVSTSSKSGSQSTLIGGGRYSKLISELGGPQLASSGWGFGVDRTLELMLDEELDVSNDDVEVVDILVASTSDEQSIPLFAMSNELRAYGVKIEFLKDVTKSKKIFDKAKRLNAKFVIFNDNVNGNDLVLAKCLENNEKIYFSHTEEGFIDLMHFLDANELQAIEDIDLNFE, encoded by the coding sequence ATGTTCAATAAAATTAAAGGCACAAGAGACTTAAATCCAATTGAAATGAATGTTCACGAATTCATTCGAGATGTATTTTGCAAAATAGTTAAAAGTTATAATTTCAGTTTAATAGATACACCAATTATTGAACACTCGCAGCTTTATAAACGTTCTGTTGCTGGTAGCGATATTGTTAAAAAAGAAATGTATGAATTTGTTGATAAAGGAAACCGCGAAATTGCACTAAGACCAGAAGGAACTGCCGGTTTTGTGCGAGCATTGGTTGAAAATAAATGATATTCAACACTAAAAACTCCTAAATTTGCTTATTTTGGTCAAATGTTTAGATATGAACAACCGCAAAAAGGTCGTCAAAGACAATTTTATCAAGCGGGTGTTGAATCAGTTGGCACTTCAAATCCTTTTAGTGATGCTGAATTAATAGCAATGGGTTCAACCATTTTAGATATTTTAGGCATTAAATATCAACTAAGAATTAATTTTATTGGTAGTGAAACAACAAGAGAAAAATACCAAAATGAACTTAAAAAATACCTAGAAAACTTTAAAGATCAATTAAGTGCTGATTCACAAAATAGATTAGATAATAATGTTTTGCGAATTCTTGATGATAAAGTAGATTCACAAAAAGATTTTGTTAAAAAAGCACCTAAGATTAATAAATTTTTAAGCAAAGAAGAATTAGACGAATTCAATTCATTATTGAATATATTGGACAATTGTTATATAAACTATATAGTTGATTACTCACTTGTTAGAGGTCTTGATTATTATGATGGCACAGTGTTTGAATTTGTGTCTACATCAAGTAAAAGTGGTTCTCAATCAACATTGATTGGCGGTGGAAGATATTCAAAACTTATTAGTGAACTAGGCGGACCTCAATTAGCATCAAGTGGCTGAGGTTTTGGGGTTGATAGAACTTTAGAACTTATGCTTGATGAGGAACTTGATGTTTCGAATGATGATGTTGAAGTTGTTGATATATTGGTTGCTTCAACAAGTGATGAACAAAGTATTCCATTATTTGCGATGTCAAATGAACTTAGAGCTTATGGTGTAAAAATCGAGTTTTTAAAGGATGTTACAAAAAGTAAAAAAATCTTCGATAAAGCTAAACGGCTAAATGCAAAATTTGTTATTTTTAATGATAATGTGAATGGAAATGATTTAGTACTTGCTAAATGTCTTGAAAATAACGAAAAAATATACTTTTCACACACTGAAGAAGGATTTATTGATTTAATGCACTTTTTAGATGCGAATGAATTACAAGCAATTGAAGATATAGATTTAAACTTTGAATAA
- a CDS encoding APC family permease has product MTEQNSQSNFKNAPKHKKMGFFSAMLIVMGSSIGAGIFFKSEEVLNNSRGNLVLAIICWIIASFSVISMAMAIIEVAGVKNDNLSLIGWNRIFNSRWVHQASKNFMVYLTLPLTFFYMPVYTIMVLQDGLGALANKEALTFGTNNDWLIWLAITTFIGLYFLTIPTLISKIGNIHNIIVLCIKFLPLVFIIIIGIVLAITGKGGTDSVKILEFEKNYNIRTGSSIIHYGGFGGFIGIFLSIGAIFFAYDGFYIAAGMQSEMKNPKKTSLALSLGLIIITVIYLMIAISMSINGGSFSQMRQFIENIMGNKAGRIIFGLINIAIAIGVIGVINGFSMWMPRYIESLLAEGELPFWRLTIKKLNPNRPVIGVIYSLIIGLSANIIFTIIGAKLYLPTNDLYLKYGTDMASVYSFTDLIANWITVFTFVFIALAIIGALRNRKTKKVPISNPKKSFKFFAYCTIIFVSLAMLAQILVPILDFALIFVFDVKQYAIEKNVSYEQAQNFFISLAISRSMLVAVLLIFHFLVFLPIPIFDKYNKHKYGSLEAFEKYKANFIKTNLRKNDA; this is encoded by the coding sequence ATGACAGAGCAAAATAGCCAATCTAATTTCAAAAATGCACCAAAACATAAGAAAATGGGGTTTTTCTCTGCAATGCTTATTGTTATGGGGAGCTCGATTGGGGCTGGTATATTTTTTAAATCCGAAGAAGTTTTAAATAATTCAAGAGGTAATTTAGTTTTGGCAATTATTTGCTGAATAATTGCGTCTTTTTCTGTAATTTCAATGGCAATGGCAATAATTGAAGTAGCTGGAGTTAAAAATGATAATTTATCATTAATTGGTTGAAATAGAATTTTTAACTCGCGTTGAGTTCATCAAGCTTCTAAAAACTTTATGGTTTATTTAACATTGCCACTTACCTTTTTTTATATGCCAGTATACACAATAATGGTTTTGCAAGATGGTCTTGGTGCTTTAGCTAACAAAGAAGCTCTAACATTTGGAACAAATAATGATTGATTAATTTGGTTGGCAATTACAACATTTATTGGCTTGTATTTTTTAACAATACCTACCTTAATTTCGAAAATTGGCAATATTCACAATATTATTGTTCTATGTATTAAATTTTTACCCTTAGTATTCATTATCATAATTGGAATTGTTTTAGCAATAACTGGTAAAGGTGGAACGGATTCTGTAAAAATTCTTGAATTTGAAAAAAATTACAATATAAGAACTGGTTCAAGCATAATTCATTATGGCGGTTTTGGCGGATTCATTGGGATTTTCTTATCAATTGGTGCAATATTTTTTGCTTATGATGGATTTTATATTGCGGCTGGAATGCAAAGCGAAATGAAAAATCCAAAAAAAACTAGTTTAGCTTTGTCATTAGGGCTAATAATAATAACAGTTATTTATTTGATGATAGCTATATCAATGTCGATAAATGGTGGCTCTTTCTCACAAATGCGCCAATTTATTGAAAATATTATGGGTAATAAGGCTGGAAGAATTATTTTTGGTTTAATAAACATTGCAATTGCAATTGGTGTAATTGGCGTAATCAATGGTTTTTCAATGTGAATGCCAAGATACATTGAATCTTTATTAGCGGAAGGTGAATTGCCATTTTGAAGATTAACAATAAAAAAATTAAATCCAAATCGTCCAGTTATCGGTGTTATATACTCACTAATTATTGGCTTGAGTGCTAACATAATTTTTACAATAATTGGAGCAAAATTATATCTGCCAACCAACGACCTTTACCTAAAATACGGAACAGATATGGCTAGTGTTTATTCATTCACTGATTTAATTGCTAACTGAATAACTGTCTTCACATTTGTTTTTATTGCTTTGGCAATCATCGGAGCGCTAAGAAATAGAAAAACTAAAAAAGTTCCTATTTCCAACCCAAAAAAATCATTCAAGTTTTTCGCGTACTGTACAATAATTTTTGTGAGTTTAGCGATGCTAGCACAAATTTTAGTTCCTATATTGGACTTTGCTTTAATTTTTGTTTTTGATGTTAAGCAATACGCGATTGAAAAAAATGTATCTTATGAGCAAGCACAAAACTTTTTCATCTCACTAGCAATAAGTCGCTCGATGCTTGTCGCGGTTTTATTAATTTTTCACTTTTTAGTCTTTTTACCAATACCAATTTTTGACAAATATAATAAGCACAAATACGGTTCTTTAGAAGCATTCGAAAAATATAAAGCCAATTTTATTAAAACGAATCTAAGAAAAAACGATGCATAG
- the msrA gene encoding peptide-methionine (S)-S-oxide reductase MsrA: MNKKIYLAGGCFWGVEAYFSRLKGVVNAISGYANGIDTNATYKNLKNTMHAETVEVEYNPSVISLKELVIHLFRLIEPDSYNKQGNDIGPQYRTGVYFSEESEFDQINSIFNILRKKYRNFYVELEPLRHFIHAEEYHQDYLDKNPNGYCHVNLNVDLNLSDEERAIIEKSTEND, translated from the coding sequence ATGAACAAAAAAATTTATTTAGCTGGCGGATGCTTTTGAGGGGTTGAGGCTTATTTTTCAAGACTTAAAGGCGTTGTAAATGCAATAAGTGGTTATGCAAATGGTATTGATACAAATGCAACATATAAAAATTTAAAAAATACAATGCATGCCGAAACTGTTGAGGTTGAATATAACCCAAGTGTTATTAGTTTAAAAGAATTGGTGATTCACTTATTTCGTTTAATCGAACCTGATTCTTACAATAAACAAGGTAATGATATTGGTCCTCAATATCGAACTGGAGTTTATTTTAGTGAAGAATCAGAATTTGACCAAATCAATTCAATTTTCAATATATTAAGAAAAAAATATAGAAATTTTTATGTTGAACTTGAGCCACTTCGTCACTTTATTCATGCCGAAGAATATCATCAAGACTACTTGGATAAAAACCCTAATGGTTATTGCCATGTTAATTTAAATGTTGATCTTAATTTGAGTGATGAAGAACGCGCGATTATTGAAAAATCAACTGAAAATGATTAA
- a CDS encoding phosphopentomutase — MAKFNRIFMIVTDGLGIGPDRDQTSFGDKGANTILSASKSSMFFLDNWKKLGIGNITTLDGNYHVSKPMAYMARVQEVSNAKDTLAGHWEMMGIKTLVPFPTFTENGFPQDLLDELSKAFDGRKIVCNKSGSGTDIIDEYAQEQKETGAIIVYTSMDSVLQIAAHEEWIGLENLYRYGKAARQICSSKPEWNVGRIIVRPFITDENGKYKRTFNRHDYANQPREMILNELQKAGVEVVAVGKINDIFVGQGVSRAIHSDGDAHAMDITIEEAKKEGSNKFIFTNLVQFDSHYGHRRDVDGYASNIALLDSKIGVLINAMKEDDLLIMTSDHGNDPLYPGFNHTRELLPLTVFSKSFKNPKVLKDVEGLGTSGNIVARNWGVATVAETGDDIFDQLV, encoded by the coding sequence ATGGCTAAATTTAATCGTATTTTTATGATCGTTACAGATGGTTTAGGTATAGGACCTGACCGCGATCAAACTTCATTTGGAGATAAAGGAGCAAACACAATTTTATCTGCTTCAAAAAGCTCTATGTTTTTCCTAGATAATTGAAAAAAACTTGGTATTGGTAATATAACTACTCTTGATGGTAATTACCATGTATCAAAACCAATGGCTTATATGGCTAGAGTGCAAGAAGTTTCAAATGCTAAAGATACACTTGCAGGCCACTGAGAAATGATGGGGATAAAAACACTAGTTCCATTCCCAACATTTACCGAAAATGGCTTTCCACAAGACTTACTAGATGAACTTTCAAAAGCTTTTGATGGCCGTAAAATTGTATGTAACAAAAGTGGTTCTGGCACTGATATAATTGACGAATACGCCCAAGAGCAAAAAGAAACTGGTGCAATTATTGTTTATACATCAATGGACTCAGTGTTGCAAATTGCTGCTCATGAAGAGTGAATAGGTTTAGAAAATCTATATCGTTATGGTAAAGCAGCAAGACAAATTTGTTCATCAAAACCAGAATGAAATGTTGGTAGAATTATTGTTAGACCATTTATCACTGATGAAAATGGCAAATACAAAAGAACATTCAATAGACATGACTATGCAAACCAACCTCGTGAAATGATTTTAAATGAACTTCAAAAAGCTGGTGTTGAAGTTGTAGCAGTTGGTAAAATTAATGATATTTTTGTTGGTCAAGGTGTTTCAAGAGCAATTCATTCAGATGGTGATGCCCATGCAATGGATATAACAATTGAAGAAGCTAAAAAAGAAGGTTCAAACAAATTTATTTTCACAAACTTAGTTCAATTTGACTCGCACTATGGACATAGACGTGATGTTGATGGTTATGCTTCAAATATTGCTTTATTGGACAGCAAAATTGGAGTATTAATCAATGCAATGAAAGAAGATGACTTATTAATTATGACTTCTGACCACGGTAATGACCCATTATATCCAGGATTTAACCACACAAGAGAATTATTGCCTTTAACAGTCTTCTCTAAATCATTTAAAAATCCAAAAGTTCTTAAAGATGTAGAAGGTTTAGGGACTTCTGGAAACATTGTTGCAAGAAACTGAGGTGTTGCAACAGTGGCAGAAACTGGTGATGACATTTTTGATCAACTAGTTTAA
- a CDS encoding DHH family phosphoesterase: MKMQDTGTWKDAANKLEQYDSIVIFHHIRPDGDCLGSQFGLRELLRLNYPNKKVYAIGDNNGLFSHFLDLDFDPIPSDEILKKSLGVVVDANQKERIFNREVLDKNLFAETLRIDHHPNEDDLDKCTVWLEENRTAAAEMVTELAYQMNWKINEKAANFMFLGMVTDSGRFQYSDTSSRTHELAAFLYKNNLNPEKIYLGLAQTSLEDLKVQSTLMSSLKTKGKVAYIQVDYKTTVGLGKKPGDMARPNLIGNIKGYPFWVSFNEEEDGRIRVEYRSNGPIVRNVAIKWGGGGHDRASGSMLSTFDDVEKVIDDCNVEVERWEAENAK, encoded by the coding sequence ATGAAAATGCAAGACACCGGAACTTGAAAAGACGCTGCAAACAAACTTGAACAATACGACTCAATAGTTATTTTTCATCATATTCGCCCGGATGGGGATTGCTTGGGTAGTCAATTTGGTTTAAGAGAGTTGCTTAGATTGAATTATCCAAACAAAAAAGTTTATGCAATCGGGGACAATAATGGCTTATTTTCACATTTCTTAGATTTAGATTTCGACCCAATTCCAAGTGATGAAATACTAAAAAAATCATTAGGAGTTGTTGTTGATGCTAATCAAAAAGAAAGAATTTTTAATAGAGAAGTACTGGATAAAAACTTATTTGCAGAAACGCTAAGAATCGACCATCATCCAAATGAGGATGATCTTGACAAATGTACTGTTTGACTTGAAGAAAATAGAACCGCTGCGGCTGAAATGGTAACCGAGTTAGCTTACCAAATGAATTGAAAAATCAATGAAAAAGCTGCAAACTTTATGTTTTTGGGCATGGTAACAGACTCAGGAAGATTCCAATATTCAGATACATCTTCAAGAACTCATGAGTTAGCGGCATTTCTATACAAAAACAATTTAAATCCTGAAAAAATTTATTTAGGACTGGCCCAAACAAGTCTTGAAGATCTAAAAGTTCAGTCAACTTTAATGAGTTCATTAAAAACAAAAGGCAAAGTCGCATACATTCAAGTTGATTACAAAACTACAGTTGGATTAGGTAAAAAACCTGGCGATATGGCACGCCCTAATTTAATCGGGAATATTAAAGGATATCCATTCTGAGTATCATTTAATGAAGAAGAGGACGGGCGTATTCGTGTTGAATATCGTTCAAATGGTCCAATTGTACGTAATGTTGCAATAAAATGAGGCGGTGGCGGTCATGACCGCGCATCTGGGTCGATGCTTAGCACATTTGATGATGTTGAAAAAGTTATTGATGATTGCAATGTAGAAGTTGAACGCTGAGAAGCGGAGAATGCTAAATAA
- a CDS encoding DHH family phosphoesterase: protein MKIGSTQVAIDAIKKHKNIVIFHHTRPDGDCLGSQHGLAQMIKDNFPEKNVYTVGDSLDSFEFMDYHFDPIESIDFTDSLGIMVDGSSSDRIVHGDLLLSDKFSAKLRIDHHPNGSDIEYDYLFVDADYVAAAEQVAHIAFDAKWKLSSKAAMHTFLGIITDSGRFLYPNTSPRTHKLVAFLEEEGKFDPSVIHRELGKRTLKDIKYVGHILSNFKKEGRVLYFIATKEVQEEFGFSELTAAMFVNELANIENNSCWVFFIEQEDGKIRCRLRSNGPLVNEVANLYNGGGHANASGCELQSKEQIPSILEQLNKAIEKWEEK, encoded by the coding sequence TTGAAAATAGGTAGCACACAAGTAGCAATTGATGCTATTAAAAAACATAAAAATATAGTAATTTTTCATCATACACGTCCTGATGGGGATTGCCTAGGTTCTCAACATGGATTAGCACAAATGATTAAAGATAATTTTCCTGAAAAAAATGTTTATACAGTTGGGGATAGTTTAGACAGTTTTGAATTTATGGACTATCATTTTGATCCAATTGAATCAATTGATTTTACCGATTCTTTAGGAATTATGGTTGATGGGTCAAGTTCAGATAGAATTGTTCATGGTGATTTATTATTGAGTGATAAATTCAGTGCAAAATTAAGAATTGATCACCATCCAAACGGAAGTGATATTGAATATGATTACTTGTTTGTTGATGCAGATTATGTTGCTGCAGCTGAACAGGTGGCACATATTGCTTTCGATGCAAAATGAAAACTTTCGTCAAAAGCAGCTATGCATACATTTTTAGGAATAATTACTGACAGTGGCAGATTTTTATACCCTAACACATCACCTAGAACTCACAAATTAGTTGCATTTTTAGAAGAAGAGGGCAAATTTGATCCAAGTGTAATTCATAGAGAACTTGGAAAAAGAACTCTAAAAGACATTAAATATGTTGGCCACATTCTTTCGAATTTTAAAAAAGAGGGTAGAGTTCTTTATTTTATTGCTACAAAAGAAGTGCAAGAAGAGTTTGGTTTTAGCGAATTAACTGCAGCAATGTTTGTAAACGAACTTGCTAATATTGAAAACAATTCTTGTTGAGTGTTTTTTATTGAGCAAGAAGACGGAAAAATTCGTTGTAGACTACGTTCGAATGGCCCACTTGTTAACGAAGTTGCAAATCTATACAATGGTGGTGGCCATGCCAATGCATCGGGTTGTGAATTGCAATCAAAAGAACAAATTCCATCAATTTTGGAACAATTAAACAAAGCAATTGAAAAATGAGAGGAAAAATAA
- the recO gene encoding DNA repair protein RecO, whose amino-acid sequence MAEQISKAIVLKIIDSSTNENDSFVDFFGKKGKFRLLAKGINKAASKNKANLLVGTVAEIEYFAARKYGSVGRLKKATTIQNIDYSSSANLNFVIHAVKILDSILGKSFDMFDKYCQTLKYLGEGINKRLLLFVLANSLFSFGIGPIINKCVECKNTQNLADFEFYKGGFLCNLHSAKTRWNKELKSIYYMFYDLEKFIKMVNGEIVDKLIAEVLDHLRSNGIYIF is encoded by the coding sequence ATGGCAGAGCAAATTTCAAAAGCAATTGTGCTTAAAATCATTGATTCATCAACAAATGAAAATGATTCATTTGTAGACTTTTTTGGTAAAAAAGGCAAATTTAGGCTGCTTGCAAAAGGAATTAATAAAGCCGCTTCAAAAAATAAAGCCAATTTATTAGTTGGCACAGTTGCTGAAATTGAATATTTTGCTGCGCGTAAATATGGTAGTGTGGGCAGACTTAAAAAAGCAACTACAATTCAAAATATTGATTATTCAAGCTCGGCAAATTTAAATTTTGTTATTCATGCAGTTAAAATTTTAGACTCGATTTTGGGTAAAAGTTTTGATATGTTTGATAAATATTGCCAAACCCTTAAATATTTAGGCGAAGGCATAAATAAAAGGCTTTTATTATTTGTGCTGGCTAATAGTTTGTTTAGTTTCGGTATAGGACCAATAATAAATAAATGTGTTGAGTGCAAAAATACTCAAAATCTAGCTGATTTTGAGTTTTACAAGGGTGGTTTTTTGTGCAATCTTCACAGCGCTAAAACAAGATGAAATAAGGAATTAAAGTCAATTTATTATATGTTTTATGACCTTGAAAAATTTATAAAAATGGTTAATGGCGAGATAGTTGATAAATTGATTGCAGAAGTCCTTGACCATTTGCGATCAAATGGAATTTATATATTTTAG
- a CDS encoding DAK2 domain-containing protein — protein sequence MIKQIDGKIFYDLCLSGANNLMNNKNRIDALNVFPVPDGDTGTNMSSTVKAAIQGIDRNNDNLTEVANKFSKSMLFGARGNSGVILSQIFKGFAISFEGKKSVDIKGLLDGFKKATEKAYGSVLKPVEGTMLTVIRETTEQLEKIVDNSTTFEVFFELAEKFARKACDNTPNKLKILREVGVTDSGGEGLYSIILGMNSYVKGEPVEIKEETAADTFIQTSEVYDGEFGYCTEFIIELAKVNDFKKDLFEKALNKQATSLVVVQDNEIVKVHGHTLKPGNLLNFGQRFGEFIKIKSENMSLQAEESRNKNVVINENNEIEKECAIISCNLGSGIIAKMKELGCDAIIESGQTQNPSAQDIVDAISSVNSSNVFVLPNNSNIFLAAEQAAKIINDKNVYIIQTRTQMQGISAMIFFNGESSAEENLDLLNDAIKNVTTGEVTTAVRNTKIDNVKINEGEFIGIINGKITTCTPNYIETAKEIVKKTITNDHELVTIYYGNDISEEDANELQAFIESRYDVAVEIVNGAQPNYHFLISFE from the coding sequence ATGATTAAACAAATAGATGGGAAGATATTTTATGATTTATGTCTTTCTGGCGCCAATAACTTAATGAATAATAAAAATCGAATTGATGCATTAAATGTTTTCCCTGTCCCTGATGGTGATACAGGTACAAATATGTCTTCAACTGTAAAAGCAGCAATTCAAGGAATAGATAGAAATAATGATAATTTAACTGAAGTTGCAAATAAATTTAGTAAAAGTATGCTTTTTGGTGCTCGCGGTAACTCTGGGGTTATTTTAAGCCAAATTTTTAAAGGATTTGCAATATCATTTGAAGGCAAAAAGTCTGTTGACATCAAAGGTTTATTAGATGGATTTAAAAAAGCAACTGAAAAAGCATATGGTTCTGTTCTTAAACCAGTTGAAGGAACAATGCTAACAGTTATTAGAGAAACTACTGAGCAACTTGAAAAAATAGTCGATAATTCAACAACATTTGAAGTATTTTTTGAACTTGCTGAAAAATTCGCTCGCAAAGCTTGCGATAACACTCCAAATAAATTAAAAATTTTACGCGAAGTTGGAGTTACTGACTCAGGTGGAGAAGGTCTTTACTCAATAATTTTAGGAATGAACTCTTATGTAAAGGGTGAACCAGTTGAAATTAAAGAAGAAACAGCTGCAGACACATTTATTCAAACAAGCGAAGTTTATGATGGTGAATTTGGCTATTGTACCGAATTTATAATCGAATTAGCAAAAGTAAATGATTTCAAAAAAGATTTATTTGAAAAAGCATTAAACAAACAAGCAACAAGTTTAGTTGTTGTTCAAGACAATGAAATTGTTAAAGTTCATGGACACACACTAAAACCAGGTAATTTATTGAACTTTGGTCAAAGATTCGGTGAATTTATCAAGATTAAATCTGAAAATATGAGCTTGCAAGCTGAGGAATCAAGAAATAAAAATGTTGTTATTAATGAAAATAACGAAATTGAAAAAGAATGTGCAATTATTTCTTGCAACCTAGGATCTGGAATCATTGCTAAAATGAAAGAATTAGGTTGCGATGCAATTATTGAAAGTGGACAAACACAAAATCCTTCAGCACAAGATATTGTTGATGCCATTAGTTCAGTAAACTCAAGTAATGTTTTTGTTCTACCAAACAACTCAAATATTTTTCTAGCAGCAGAACAAGCAGCTAAGATAATAAATGATAAAAATGTTTATATTATTCAAACAAGAACGCAAATGCAAGGTATTTCAGCAATGATATTCTTCAACGGGGAATCAAGCGCAGAAGAAAACCTAGACCTGCTTAATGATGCAATTAAAAATGTTACAACCGGTGAAGTTACTACTGCTGTAAGAAACACCAAAATTGATAATGTAAAAATTAATGAAGGCGAATTTATTGGCATAATTAACGGAAAAATTACAACATGTACACCAAATTACATTGAAACAGCTAAAGAAATTGTTAAAAAAACAATTACTAACGACCATGAACTAGTAACAATTTACTATGGAAACGACATTTCTGAAGAAGATGCAAATGAATTGCAAGCATTTATTGAAAGTCGTTACGATGTAGCTGTTGAAATTGTCAATGGGGCCCAACCAAACTATCACTTCTTAATAAGTTTTGAATAA
- the plsX gene encoding phosphate acyltransferase PlsX, which yields MDKKFTIAFDINGNDNGIFAAVSASYSFAKQNPNFKIILVGPEKEILETKVAGFVKKPENIEIINNNLISLNPENIRGSLHEPTSMNIAIDLVKNKKAQAVLSSGNSGLYLAANTFKLKRLPNTSRAAFMPIMPTIFGNKWLLLDVGANIETKSEYLVEWAIIANVFAKIMLKIENPRVSLINIGTEDNKGIETIRSAHQILKSTKDLNYIGFVEPREALNSICDVGVIDGYGGNLVLKSLEGAILSFKELLKNKISKSIVRKIGYLLAKNAFKDVAETLDYRNVGAAWVIGVDGVAIKSHGGSDQKAYIGALNQIKLGLENDVLNKFKLALNKKNE from the coding sequence ATGGATAAAAAATTCACAATAGCATTTGACATAAATGGCAATGATAACGGCATATTTGCCGCAGTTTCTGCCTCTTATTCATTTGCAAAACAAAATCCAAATTTTAAGATTATTTTAGTTGGCCCTGAAAAGGAAATCTTAGAAACAAAAGTTGCTGGATTTGTTAAAAAACCAGAAAATATTGAAATAATTAATAATAATCTAATATCACTAAATCCTGAAAATATTCGAGGCTCTTTACACGAACCCACTTCAATGAATATTGCAATTGATTTGGTAAAAAACAAAAAAGCTCAAGCTGTTTTGAGTTCTGGCAATAGCGGACTATATTTAGCAGCAAATACTTTTAAATTAAAACGCTTGCCTAACACTTCAAGAGCTGCTTTTATGCCAATTATGCCAACCATTTTTGGTAATAAATGACTACTTTTAGATGTTGGCGCAAACATCGAAACCAAATCAGAATACCTTGTTGAATGAGCAATTATTGCCAATGTTTTTGCTAAAATCATGCTGAAAATAGAAAATCCAAGAGTTAGTTTAATAAACATTGGAACTGAAGACAATAAAGGTATTGAAACAATAAGATCCGCTCACCAAATTCTTAAATCAACCAAAGACTTAAATTACATTGGTTTTGTTGAACCAAGAGAAGCCTTAAATTCAATTTGCGACGTCGGGGTTATAGATGGTTATGGCGGAAATTTAGTGCTTAAAAGTCTAGAGGGAGCAATTTTAAGTTTTAAGGAATTATTAAAAAACAAAATTTCTAAATCAATTGTTAGAAAAATTGGTTATCTTTTAGCCAAAAATGCATTTAAAGATGTAGCGGAAACCCTTGATTATCGGAATGTTGGTGCTGCTTGAGTAATTGGTGTTGACGGCGTGGCAATTAAATCGCACGGCGGAAGCGACCAAAAAGCCTATATCGGCGCACTAAATCAAATTAAACTGGGTCTTGAAAATGATGTTTTAAACAAATTTAAATTGGCCCTTAACAAGAAAAATGAATAA
- the rnc gene encoding ribonuclease III — protein MNKKYFEQFIEFLNKYSIRPKKISDYDAAFTHPSFVKSSKVKSFIPDYQRLEFLGDSVLQFLTSNHLFLNNKNIDAGQLTLMRAKLVSTENLYAISKQLNLSKYLKTGDGQTASQVINSKKVNADIFESFIGALYLDQGLQKVKTFLSETLFKTKIDLNSLKDPKTSFQEYMQAFSKMSVIYETIQQNSSFISKATHSGNVYGMGKGKNKQEAEENAAKDALAKLAANRKDEHEIN, from the coding sequence ATGAATAAAAAATACTTTGAACAATTTATTGAATTTTTGAATAAATACTCAATAAGGCCTAAAAAAATATCTGATTATGATGCCGCTTTTACTCACCCTAGTTTTGTAAAATCTAGCAAAGTAAAAAGTTTTATACCCGATTATCAAAGATTAGAATTTTTAGGTGACTCTGTTTTGCAATTTTTAACCTCAAATCATCTTTTTTTGAATAATAAAAATATTGATGCGGGTCAATTAACACTGATGCGGGCAAAATTAGTATCAACTGAAAATTTGTATGCTATTTCAAAGCAATTAAACTTAAGTAAATATCTAAAAACTGGCGATGGCCAAACAGCGTCGCAAGTAATCAATTCAAAAAAAGTAAATGCTGATATTTTTGAATCATTTATTGGTGCATTGTACTTAGATCAAGGATTGCAAAAAGTTAAAACTTTTTTAAGTGAAACACTTTTTAAAACAAAAATCGATCTCAACTCATTGAAAGATCCCAAAACTTCGTTTCAAGAATATATGCAAGCATTCTCAAAAATGTCTGTAATTTATGAAACAATTCAACAAAATTCTTCTTTTATATCAAAAGCCACACATTCTGGCAATGTCTATGGAATGGGAAAAGGCAAAAATAAACAAGAAGCTGAAGAAAACGCTGCAAAAGATGCTCTTGCAAAACTAGCAGCAAATAGAAAGGATGAACATGAAATTAATTAG